In Leptospira montravelensis, the DNA window CTTATTTCCACTCCCGAATGTCTACAAAATGTCCTTCTACAGCCACAGCCGCAGCCATTGCAGGTCCGACTAAATGGGTGCGTCCACCTTTCCCCTGTCTTCCTTCAAAGTTTCTATTGGAAGTGGAGGCACAACGATCACCCGGAGAAAGTACATCGTCATTCATAGCAAGGCACATAGAACAACCTGGATTACGCCATTGGAATCCAGCTTCTAAAAAGATTTTATCTAGGCCTTCCTGTTCTGCTTGGCGTTTCACCCGACCAGAACCTGGTACAATGATGGCCTCTACCTCTTTACTTACTTTTTTCCCTTTGACTGTATTTGCTACCACACGAAGGTCTTCGATCCTTGAATTTGTACAAGAACCTATAAATACTTTATTCACTTTAACATCCGATAGTTTTTGACCCGGTTTTAAATCCATATAAGCAAGAGCGGACTCTGCCGATTTTTTTTGCACGGGATCTGTGAAATCAGAAGGACTTGGAACTACGTTTGTCACAGGAATGACTTGGCCAGGAGAAGTTCCCCAAGAAACCATAGGTGCAATTTCACTCGCATTGAGTACCACTGTTTTATCAAACTTAGCACCAGCATCAGTAGCATAAGCTTTCCATTTAGCAGCTGCTACATCAAATGCATCACCTTTCGGAGCAAAGTCTCTTCCTTTGATATAATTAATGGTAGTGTCATCGGGAGAAATGAGGCCGGCGCGAGCACCAGCTTCAATCGCCATATTACAAATGGTCATACGACCTTCCATACTGAGAGAACGAATGGCCTCTCCCGTAAATTCAATCACGTATCCTGTGGCCCCATCAGTTCCAATTTTACCAATGATGGCAAGGACAATGTCTTTTGCAGAAACAAGGGGAGATAATTTCCCATCCACACGAATCTCTAAAGTTTTTGGTTTCTTTTGGACAAGAGTTTGTGTAGCTAGAACATGTTCAACTTCTGAGGTTCCGATTCCAAAAGCAAGAGCTCCAAAAGCACCATGAGTTGCTGTATGGGAATCCCCACAAACAATGGTCATCCCTGGATGGGTGAGGCCTAGTTCCGGTGCCACCACGTGGACAATTCCATTGTCAGGGTGATTGATATCAAATAATGTAATTCCGTTTTCTTTACAATTGTCCATAAGAGTTTGCATCTGAAGGACAGAGATGGGATCTACAGATTTCCAATCCCGAGTTCTTGTGGAAACGTTGTGATCCATCGTAGCAAAAGTAGCGTCTGGTCTACGCACTTTTCTGTTTGTTAGTTTTAAACTTTCAAAGGCCTGTGGGCTTGTAACTTCATGGACTAGGTGTCTGTCGATGTAAATGAGGCAGGTCCCATCATCCTCGTGGACCAAATGGTCATTCCAAATCTTCTCAAACATGGTTTTCATAACTAGACTCCCCCACTTCCAGTCATAACTCGGACATGGGGTGGTATGTCCAGGGAATTTGAAAAAATAGATAAGTTCTAAGGGGTTTGGATGGTTGCCCCATCCACATAGGTTCCCGAAAGACCAGTGCAATGGGTGGCGGCAGTACCCCCACCTCCACCAGTCAAGGGAGCCGTATATACACTGATGATAAATCCTACACTGGACTGTGTGACTTTACAGGAACCAACAGCACTGGTTTCTGTACATTTGGATGTCTGTTTGGTTCCCGAAAGACAGCTAGTGAGAAACCCGTAATAATTTTGGCAAACTCCTGAACCCAAATCACAAGCAAACTTAAAAGTTTTTGTGGTTCCTCCGTTTAGAATGTCCGTTAAATCCGAATCAGAAATCGCTTGGACTGGTGTTCCATCGGTAAGAACAGTCAACGGATTCGTGTTTGGATCTTCCTTTTGGTATAGATAAATTAAATAACTACCCGATTTTGTAAAATTGATGATGGTAGCCGGTGAGTCTACCTTAGTATATTCCGTACCTTCTTTGGCTAAAACTGCTGAAGATAAATCCAAAGGACAACTGCTCGAAACATAAACGGTTACTTTCGCATAACGTGATAATACGACTCGAGTCGCAATTTGGGCTCCTGCAATTTGCATCACCGCATAATGAGTATCTCCCGAAAGGGCAAAGGAAACTGTTTTTGCAGACGTAGTAATACCCGTATAACCGGCTTTGATTTGAGTTCCAAGCCCTGCCACCGTACATCCATTTTCACCTGTTTCTTTGGCAAGTAGTAGTGAAGTTGTAGCATCGTTATTTGCTGTTTTTCCAGAACAAAATAGAGCAGAAAAAACAAAAAGGGAAACGATTATTGCGTTTAACATCCGAATCATATTTCTACCTGCCTCGAAACGAAAGGATCGTTTTTCCTATTTGAATTTCATCTAAATTATGAAGAACCTTAGGTCTTAGTAATTTTTTTCCGTTTAAGTATACCCCTGTTTCGGAGACACAATCAAACAATATATACTTTCCTTTTTTATTTTTTATCTTTGCATGAATCCCCGCTACATTTGGATCATCAAGCACCAAGTGGTTAGATTCCCAACTTCCAATTGTCACTTCATCAAACTGCAATACATACTGGATAGGCTCATGATTGAAATCTTTACGCATTAGGACCGCATACGAATAGGAAACACCCGGAAGTGATTCTTTCTCTGCTATGGCAACAGCGATTTCTCGATCACGCGCTGCCTTCTCCATTGTTTCCCCATACATCCTATCATAAACCTGGAGTTCTTCCTTCCTTTCCGAATATTCGGAATCGTTGTTTGGAACAGCAGTCAAACCTAGGCGAGGTTCTTCGTATCCACGTAAATAAAACAATGCCGCCAAACAAAGAAATATGAGAAAAAAACTAACAGGGAAAAAAAACAAGGGATCAGATAATTGCAGGTATAGTGTTTTAAAAAAAGAAAGTTCATATTGGAATTCCAGACGAATGCCCTGGTCACCCGTGGCAAATCCCCCAGAAACAAAGTTTGTTTTCCACCTAGAGAGTTTCCAAGGAGAAAGATAATTAAGTTCGTAATCTGCCTCACCCAAAGCACGTAGATATGAAAACAATTCGGAATAACTATTCGGTTTGGAAATTGGATAATGCCTTCCATTCGCATAACTAGCAAGTTTAGTTGCTTCCAAACTGCTGGGTGCAAGCACAATCAATTGTAAGTTCTTTTCCCGAATTCTTTTGGCAAGTTCCGGAATTTCAAATCGGTCTTGCCATTCAGGAGAAAAACTCACAATAACTAGAATATGGTCCTCGGTTGTCTGATTTTTCTTTATCCCCGAAAGGAAATTTTCCCAGTTTCGAATGGGGTAGTTAGGTGGAGGAACCTTAGGAAAAGGAAAGGAAACATCAAGAACATTTGAGCGGATACGTTCAAATGAATGTTTATTTTCATCTGACTGAATTTGTAACTGGGATGTCCCGCCACTTTGTTCGCTCACCTTCACCAGTTGGTTTGCTAATTGTATGAGCCAACGACGATCTTCTGCATTGGAATAACTTGGAATTGAAATATAAAGGTTTACTGGGTTTTTCACCTCAGTCTTTTGGAGGCGAAAGGAATCGGTTAGACGAGAATTAGTACCCATCTGCTCAGAAATGACAAAACCTTCGGGTTCCAATGAACGGTTGGAATGAAATCGAATTTTGATTTCTGGATAGTTTCTCGTATCGACAGAGCGAAGACTAAAACCCGATTCTGCGAATAGAACTGGGGGAACCAAAACTAAAAACAGAAACGTCCAGTTACTGAAAAAGTAGCGAAGCTTCCTTAAGTTGTTTTCCATATTCTGTTTTTGGCTCCAGGTTTTGGTTTAGAACCGAAATGGTTTCTACGACTTCCCCTTGTTTCATTATCGTAACTTGAGAGGCCAGACTTTCGACGATCCTTAACTCGTGTGTAATAAAAACAACTGTCATCCCCATTTTTGCAAGGTTTCGGACAGTTTCCAAGACAATTTTCTCCGAAAAGGCATCGAGTCCTGTCGTAGGTTCATCCAAAACCAAAATCTCAGGGGTCCGTAAAAAAGCTAAGGAAAGTAGAATTCGCTGCTTTTCGCCTCCTGACAAAGTCCTTGCATACGTTTTCCAATGGTTTCTAGGAATCGATAACTGGTCCCAAATCAAAAACAAAGATTCATAAGAGATACTTTCAAAACCCGATAATTTAAAAAAATCTTGGATTTGTGCTCTGATGGTGCGAAACGGATGGAAGGCTGAATTGGGATTTTGCGGAACCAGAAAGAGTTTGGTTCCCAGGTTTTTAGAACGAACATCGTTGCCAAGAACGGAAAATCTTTCGTAGAACAATTGGCAACCCTTAGGCAACATTCCAAACAAAGAGAATCCTAGAGTTGACTTTCCAGATCCAGATTCACCAATAATGCCGTGGATATACCCTCTTTGTATATCTAAAGAAATTCCCTTCCAAATCTTAAACCCATCCGTTGTTTCGATGGTAGCATTTTTGATTTGAATTGCATAGGGATCAGTCGAGGCCAAAGAGATCCTTTTCAATGATGCTACAAAGAATATGTCCAATCAGGATATGGCATTCTTGGATTCTTGCTGTAACCTTCGAAGGGACAATGATTTCTACATCCGCTTTGCCCTTTAGTTTTCCACCGTCACCACCCAAAAATAGGATTACCTTCATTCCAATCTTTCTAGCTTCTTCCACCGCCAAAATGATGTTTTGCGAATTTCCGGAAGTGGTAAGTCCTACAAAAACGTCTGATGGTTTTCCAAATGCTTGCACTTGTCTTTGAAATACATATTCGTAACCGTAATCGTTAGAACAAGCAGTGAGAACAGCTTGATCACTATTTAAGGCGAGTGCGGGAATTGCTTTTCTTTCGTTCCCTGATTTATAACGAACCACAAGTTCAGCTGCAATATGGGAAGCATCACAACTAGATCCTCCATTACCACAGAAATATAATAATCCATTTTGGTTTAAAGAATCCACAAGTAGTTTCCCCGCAGATTCAATGGAAGGCAAAAGAAATGGCAATAACTGTTGTTTAACGGCTATCGAATCCTCAATATGTGTTTGTATGAGTGATTTATGATCCATGATTATTTTCCTTTTCTCTTCTTTCTTTTATGGAATTGATTGTATTTCCAAATTCGACTAGTGCAGAACCAAACCCAAATAGGTTTTTTGCTTTCGTATAGGGATTATTCTCTGTCCCATTTCCTAAATTCAAATAAAACAGCTCATCCCTCACCAATCTTTTTTGTCTTTCTGTAGCCACAGATTCAAAAAACTCTCTACATTCTTCACCTATCGCAAGCATCACAAGAGCCATAGAATTTGGTTTCATTTGTAAGATAATTTGTTCTTTCCAAAACCGTTCCCAAGTAAGAACAACTCGCCAATCTTCCTTGGGTCCTTCGGCCTCTAAGAATAAATCGGTTTTAGGAACTGAAAATGCAGAGAGTAAACTATCCAGACGAGCCAGGTCTTTTGAGAGGTTTTGGTTTAATACACCCTCATCAACAAAAAGAACACCTGCCCACTTATCTTCCTTATTTTTATACAAATGGTTTCCTGTAACCAAAATCAATGAATAGTTTTCGCCTTCTGCTCGAAATAATTTATCGTTTGTTTTAGTTAGACGGAACTTAGGAGTTTCAATCACTACACCAGAACTCACTTGTTTTGTACGGAGTTTCTTTTTCCAATTATCAATGGCAACTGCCCATTCCATAGAAAATGTTTTTGATTCTTTTTTTCTTTTCGCTGGGTCTTGGTCTTCTGCCTTTCCCTTCGATCTAAAAATCTGAATGAACCAGGAGAATAAACCGGGTTTAGATGGTTTTTTATTTTTTGCCATACTCTTTTCTTATATTGGACGGACGAACAATCTGTTTACGATCCAGTTCATATAATTTTGCGTATTTTAGAAAGGTCGAAAACGAAGAGGCAATGGCAATCCAAAGCCCAGGAATTCCATCCAAAAACCCAAATTTAAAAATATATATTTCTAAAAATTTCCCGAATGGTTTAAAAAAAGTTTTAAAAAGAGAAAACCTTTCTCCTTTCGCATAACGAGTATAAGCAACGATGCTTGAGAACTGATTGATTGTTGTGATTTGATGACTAAAATCTGTAAAACTAAAATGGAGGATATCTCCCTTCATCACTTTTCCAACAGAACCTGGTTTTAGTTCGATAAAATCATGTGGGTTTTCTCCCACCCAAGTGGCCGAATTTTTTTGGAATAAACGATACCTACGAAGCGGATACCAACCGCTGTGTCGAATCCAACGTCCCAAATGATAGGTCAATCTCGCAATTTTATAACCCTCTGCCAAAATATTTTCTGACTCTAAAAAAGCTTCCATCGATTGGACCAAAGTTTGGTCTGCTCGTTCATCCGCATCTAAAGAAAGAATCCAATCATTGGAACAAAAACCTATGGCCTTATTTTTTTGTTCCACATGCCCAGGAAAAGGAGATTCAAAAAATTTAACCTTGGAAAAGGAGGTGGCAATTTCTTTTGTACGGTCTGTACTTAGGGAATCTAAAACAATAATTTCATCTGCGACCGTTTCGATGGAGCGTATACAGTCTCCAATATTTTTTTCTTCATTGAAGGTGATGATAGCCACCGACAATTTTCTTTTTCTCTTGCCATCCATACGAGTTAAAACCTATTCTTTTAACCAAATATGATTGGGAAACAAACATTTCATAAGATTTCTATTGTTTTTCTCTACCTTTTCTTTGTCCTTTCCCCGTTTTCAATTAGCCTTTCCCAAATTTTTGCCGGTGCCTCCCTTTTCTTTTTGTTTTTAGATTTCCTTTGGCAAAAAAATATTCCGAGGTCTGAATCCTTTTTCTTTTTTTGGATCCTTATTTATTTGGGTTTTTTAATTTATCCACTCTTCCATTTCGAATTTTCTTTTTGGAAACAAATCGTTTTAAAATCAGAATTTGGGGATGTATGGATGGGATTTTTATTATTACACCATGCAAACCTCTCTGAACAAGAAAAATCAAATTTAAAAAATGCAGTATTTCTAGGAGCCGTGTTTCTTCTTCTCTCAGGAACCATATCGCTTTTTTCCCCATATCGATTGGCTCCATTTGTGATGGATGGATTCCAATACGTCGAAGGCCGTCGTTTGCCCCACCAGTTGGGAAACCTTTTAGGTATTTTCCCTTTTTATTTACCGATTGGATTCCAAAGCACTCACCTAACATACGGAGGGATGTTAGCACTTTACCTTCCTTCACTCTTTTTAAAGACATACAGGAGCTTTCCCACATTTAAAAAGAATAACAGATCTAAGTTTCTATTTTTTTCCTTACTTATCTTCTCTTTTTTAGGACTCGTTTTACTTTTTCTCAATCAAAGTAGGTCCGTTTGGTTTGGGTTACTCTTTGGATTTTTCCTTTTATCTTTCCAAAAAAAAATATCTTTAAAAAAATATCTACCCTGGTTAGGAATTGGTCTCTTACTTGTATTGGTTCTTCTAACTCTATTTTATCACAACAACTGGTTATTCCAAAGAGCTATCGATGATTTATTCGCTAAACGTTCGTTAGAGAATCAAAGGATATGGATTCACAAAATGAATTTTGAAATTTTAAAAGATTCATTTTTATTGGGAATTGGTAGTGGAAATTACCCAAAAGAATTCATAACCCAAGCGATCCCTTTAGTAAAAGTTTTCCCGGAGTTATATTATGATTTGTCGATCACACCCAAATCCCATGCACATTTTGATTTTCTGCATTTTTGGATTTTAGGTGGGCTCACTTCCTCAATCGCTTATCTTTGTTTTTTGTATTGGATCACAAAAAAAATCTTACAAGTTAAAAAAAACAATCTTATATATTTAGGTTTTTTCAGTGTTATTTTTGCAGGTAGTTTCCAATGTTTTCTGTTAGATGACGAGGTATTACTTCCCTTTTTAGGACTTTTGATTTTACTTCCCTCAGCTCCTATGGGAATAAAAGAGAAAAAGAAAACTATACAAAAGGGACAAACCCAAGTGTATGGAATTCTCGTTTTTTGGATTTTTATTTCTAGTGCAGGGGCTTTTTATTTATCAAAAACTCCAGCCAAAGACCTTTTTTTTCATAGGGCTCGCACAGAACATAACTTCCCGATGGCCAAAGCTCAATCTGCTATCAATGCAAAAACGGCTGTGCCTATGCCGAACGGGACTAAAGAAATTTATTTTAAACTAGCTGGTTGTTTGGACCATGAAATGAATTTTGATACGATCCCCAAGGTTCGAGTTTCCCCGATTCAGTTTTTTATCCATTGGGAAGAAATTCCAGACGGTCATCTACCTGAAACACTCATCCTTGAAATCCGTAAGCGCGAAAGTTTTGACCAGGACAAAGAATATAAAGTGCAAGCAGAGAGAATTGTAAAAAAGGAGAGTTTTACCAACCTAAATCAAATTCAAATGATCCAAGTCCATCCGAATGAGTTTCTGGAATCTCTTGGAAAGGGGATTGAATTTGTTGATTTTGGATTTTTATTTTCATGGAAAGAGAAAAAACCTTTTCTACCGCGAATCGAAATTTCAGGGAATTGTGAATTAATAACGCGGGAAATGCGCTAAGTTGTTAAGAGTAAGAGATGTTGATTTTAGTTTTGTTTGATTGAGTGGGTTCGCGGGAATCGCTTCGATCTTCGGCCATCCTGGCCTTTCGATCTAAAGCCCGTCTTGCTCGCGACTTCGGACATACTGTCCACAGAAAAATGGCTTCACGCTCATCCACCCTTGGCCTTACGGCCAACTTCGCCTCCGGCTTCTATAAAGCCTGCGCGGGGTGTATCTAAGAGTAAGAGATGTTGATTGTTGTTTTGATTGATTGAGTGGGTTCGCGGGAATCGCTTCGATCTTCGGCCATCCTGGCCTTTCGATCTCAGCCCGTCTTGCTCGTCACCTCAGGCTTCCTGCCTTCGGAAAAAACGTATACGCTCCCTATGGGTCGCTACGTTTTTTTTGACTCGCAATCGTTCGATTCATACCTGGAGCGGGAATCGAACCCGCACGGGATTACTCCCACAGGATTTTAAGTCCTGTGTGTCTACCAATTCCACCATCCAGGCGAATTTTCAGTGATAGGCGTCGGCCGGATTCGAACCGGCGGTCAAGCTTTTGCAGAGCCATGCCTTACCACTTGGCCACGACGCCAATCGTGACTTTGGATAGGCTAAAATATGAAGGTCTGGTGTCAAATGGAAACTGAATTCACTTTTCATCGGATTGTAACATTTCACTCAAAAATCAAATTGCCTATCCAATTCTTAGGATTGGGCTGTAGATATGAACGTAAAGACCATACTATCCTTATTCATTCTTTTGATTTTATCGCATGTTACTTTTGCAGACACAGTCACTGTGAAGGCTACCAAAGAGGTTTTGGAAAACGTAAAAACATCTTCCCCAACTGCAAATTATGTTTTGGTGGAATCCAAAGACGGCACTAAACAAGCATATAAGAAAAATGCGGTAGATGTAGTTTCTCTTCCTGTGGTTTGGGAATCACAAAAGGAAGAAGAGAAACCTGGTTTTTTGGGTACCCTATTTTCATCCAAGGAAACACCGAATACAGAAGTAACAAAATTCGAAGAGCATAAAGAAAACCCAGAAAACCAAAGTTTTTTCAGAAAAAAACTACCTGAACTGGCTATGGGCGGAATGGCCCTACTCTGGCTCCTTTTGCCTTAAATCCAAACTAACGTTTAGGATTATAAAAACCTAAACGTTATTCCCACTCAATGGTTCCAGGCGGTTTATGGGTGAGATCATACAATACCAATGAAATATGAGGCGAAGCTAACAGTTCTTTGGTGATCTTATCCAATATCTTTCTGTCCATTGCATAAAAATTAGCGGTCATGGCTTCGGTGGATTCCACTGGCCGTAACACTACCCCATAGGAATTTGCACGTAAACCCACAGGAACTAAAACTACTGGCATTTGCCAGATAGATGTATGGATGGATTCTTCAAAAAGGATTCGGTTCACGATGGAATCAGCTTCCCGCAAAATATCCGAATGTTCTTTGTCTAAAGTCAGTTTGGTATAATAAAAACTACCGGAAAAAGTGGATATTCCAGGTGCAAAAACCACACGATTGATTTCTTTTTTGAAATTTGTGATCTCCACTGCACATTCGTCTAACTCATTCCAGTTGGTGGTAAAGTCATTTAACACGGCACAGTGGGCATAACTTCTTTGGTCGCCTTGGACCCCCACGGAAAGGATGGGTAAAATTCTCACTTCAGCTTTTTTTCCAGAAAGAGCCAAATCAGTAAAATTGATAGAAGGCGGTTTTGATTCTGGGCTTGCAATCATTCTTACCACAAGGCCTGGGCCCGGAAAAGGATGCCTTTCGATCCAACGTTCGGGAAGGCCAAGAAGTCTTCCCAGTTCTCTCACTTCATCTTTATACAAATCAGCGATTGGTTCGATGATTTTCCCTTCTTGGATGAGTTTTTCAATTTGAGGGACACGGTTGTGGTGGGTTTTGATTTTATGAGAGTGTTTGGTTCCCCCGGATTCGATGGTGTCTGGGTAAATGGTTCCTTGGCCAAGAAGCCAATGTTCTGAATCCAAACCAAGGGAATCGGTAGCTTTTCCTTGTGCTTCTAAAAATAAATCTCCCACGATACGGCGTTTTTTTTCAGGTTCAAATTCTGATTTTAGATGTTTGTAAAAAATTTCGCTTTCATCCCAAATGGTGAGGTCGAAGCCAACTTGGTGGAGGTTGTCCATAAGGTCCTTCACTTCATTTTTACGCATAAACCCTGTGTCGACAAGGAGTCCCTTCACCCGGTCTTTCCCAAGAGCTTTGGCAAGAAGTAAATAAGCTACGGAAGAATCCACTCCCCCAGACACGAGTAAAAACACATTTTTTCCTTGCGGGACTTTCTTTTGTAATTCAGAGATTTGTTCTTCTAGAAACTGTGAGATACTCCAACTGGAACCTGCATTACAAAGATTCACAAAGTTACGAAGTAAAACTTCCCCTTCTTCCGAGTGTGTGACTTCTGGATGGAATTGGATTCCAAATTGTTTTTTAGACTCATTAGAAACAAACGCATAACGACAATTATCGGAGGAAGCAACGATTTGAAATCCATCCGGCATTCGAACCACTTCATCTCCGTGGCTCATCCAAACTTTTGTTTTTGGAGAGAGTGATTGGGAAAGTAAAGAATTTGGATTTTGAATTTCTAAAATGGCTGGACCATATTCTTTAGAATTAGAAGAAACAACTTCACCACCGAGGGCCTTCATTAAAAGTTGGTGCCCGTAACAGATTCCGAGTATAGGAACAGAAATTTGGAAGAAACCATCTGGTAAAAGTGGAGCTCCCTTTTCATACACACTGCTTGGTCCACCGGAAAGTATGATTCCCGCATAAGATGCGTAAACAGAGAGAGGTTCTTCGTTGGATAGGATTTCCGTATAGGCTCCAAGCCTACGAATTCGGGAAGCGATGAGGTGAGCGTATTGACCGCCGAAATCGACGACTGCAATTTTTTTATCACTTTTCATGGGATGATTCCAAAATAATTTTGCAATTGTCGGGGTAAACAAATGTCGGAAAAAAAATCAGAATCTTCTTACGAGGACAAACAAGACCATATCCCGTCCTGGAAAACCCCAGAAATCGAATGGTTTGCCAATGTGTATGCCGGAAAAGAATACAATATTGAATTTACCATCCCGGAATTCACTGCGGTTTGCCCAAAAACCGGACTTCCCGACTTTGGAACCATATATATCGATTACATCCCCAGAGATCGCTGTGTGGAATTAAAATCCCTTAAAGAATATATGATGTCTTTTCGAAATATAGGAATTTTCCATGAAAACGTTGTGAACAAAATCCTGGAAGACTTTGTTTTGGCTGTAGATCCCCTATATGTAAAAGTGGTTGGTGATTACAATGTTCGTGGTGGAGTCAAAACTGTCGTAAAACGAGAGTACAAAGCCTAAATGGAAAATCTCATCGGCTACGTTGCCGCTTTTTTAACGACCGTGTCTTTTCTCCCACAAGTATTACGAGTGGTGATGACCAAACAAACCCGAGACATCAGTCGTAATATGTACATTATGTTTTTTATTGGTGTACTTTTGTGGTTTGTGTATGGAGTTTTAAAATCTGATTTGCCTATCATTCTCGCAAACGCAGTCACCATATTTTTTGTATCCATTATTTTATATTATAAACTGAGAGAGAACCTATCATGAGAAAAGCTTATGTAGACAAAGACAATTGTACTTCTT includes these proteins:
- the leuC gene encoding 3-isopropylmalate dehydratase large subunit — protein: MKTMFEKIWNDHLVHEDDGTCLIYIDRHLVHEVTSPQAFESLKLTNRKVRRPDATFATMDHNVSTRTRDWKSVDPISVLQMQTLMDNCKENGITLFDINHPDNGIVHVVAPELGLTHPGMTIVCGDSHTATHGAFGALAFGIGTSEVEHVLATQTLVQKKPKTLEIRVDGKLSPLVSAKDIVLAIIGKIGTDGATGYVIEFTGEAIRSLSMEGRMTICNMAIEAGARAGLISPDDTTINYIKGRDFAPKGDAFDVAAAKWKAYATDAGAKFDKTVVLNASEIAPMVSWGTSPGQVIPVTNVVPSPSDFTDPVQKKSAESALAYMDLKPGQKLSDVKVNKVFIGSCTNSRIEDLRVVANTVKGKKVSKEVEAIIVPGSGRVKRQAEQEGLDKIFLEAGFQWRNPGCSMCLAMNDDVLSPGDRCASTSNRNFEGRQGKGGRTHLVGPAMAAAVAVEGHFVDIREWK
- a CDS encoding FHA domain-containing protein, yielding MENNLRKLRYFFSNWTFLFLVLVPPVLFAESGFSLRSVDTRNYPEIKIRFHSNRSLEPEGFVISEQMGTNSRLTDSFRLQKTEVKNPVNLYISIPSYSNAEDRRWLIQLANQLVKVSEQSGGTSQLQIQSDENKHSFERIRSNVLDVSFPFPKVPPPNYPIRNWENFLSGIKKNQTTEDHILVIVSFSPEWQDRFEIPELAKRIREKNLQLIVLAPSSLEATKLASYANGRHYPISKPNSYSELFSYLRALGEADYELNYLSPWKLSRWKTNFVSGGFATGDQGIRLEFQYELSFFKTLYLQLSDPLFFFPVSFFLIFLCLAALFYLRGYEEPRLGLTAVPNNDSEYSERKEELQVYDRMYGETMEKAARDREIAVAIAEKESLPGVSYSYAVLMRKDFNHEPIQYVLQFDEVTIGSWESNHLVLDDPNVAGIHAKIKNKKGKYILFDCVSETGVYLNGKKLLRPKVLHNLDEIQIGKTILSFRGR
- a CDS encoding ATP-binding cassette domain-containing protein, with the protein product MASTDPYAIQIKNATIETTDGFKIWKGISLDIQRGYIHGIIGESGSGKSTLGFSLFGMLPKGCQLFYERFSVLGNDVRSKNLGTKLFLVPQNPNSAFHPFRTIRAQIQDFFKLSGFESISYESLFLIWDQLSIPRNHWKTYARTLSGGEKQRILLSLAFLRTPEILVLDEPTTGLDAFSEKIVLETVRNLAKMGMTVVFITHELRIVESLASQVTIMKQGEVVETISVLNQNLEPKTEYGKQLKEASLLFQ
- a CDS encoding D-sedoheptulose 7-phosphate isomerase; the encoded protein is MDHKSLIQTHIEDSIAVKQQLLPFLLPSIESAGKLLVDSLNQNGLLYFCGNGGSSCDASHIAAELVVRYKSGNERKAIPALALNSDQAVLTACSNDYGYEYVFQRQVQAFGKPSDVFVGLTTSGNSQNIILAVEEARKIGMKVILFLGGDGGKLKGKADVEIIVPSKVTARIQECHILIGHILCSIIEKDLFGLD
- a CDS encoding LBBP_01157 family protein; this encodes MAKNKKPSKPGLFSWFIQIFRSKGKAEDQDPAKRKKESKTFSMEWAVAIDNWKKKLRTKQVSSGVVIETPKFRLTKTNDKLFRAEGENYSLILVTGNHLYKNKEDKWAGVLFVDEGVLNQNLSKDLARLDSLLSAFSVPKTDLFLEAEGPKEDWRVVLTWERFWKEQIILQMKPNSMALVMLAIGEECREFFESVATERQKRLVRDELFYLNLGNGTENNPYTKAKNLFGFGSALVEFGNTINSIKERREKENNHGS
- a CDS encoding glycosyltransferase family 2 protein, yielding MDGKRKRKLSVAIITFNEEKNIGDCIRSIETVADEIIVLDSLSTDRTKEIATSFSKVKFFESPFPGHVEQKNKAIGFCSNDWILSLDADERADQTLVQSMEAFLESENILAEGYKIARLTYHLGRWIRHSGWYPLRRYRLFQKNSATWVGENPHDFIELKPGSVGKVMKGDILHFSFTDFSHQITTINQFSSIVAYTRYAKGERFSLFKTFFKPFGKFLEIYIFKFGFLDGIPGLWIAIASSFSTFLKYAKLYELDRKQIVRPSNIRKEYGKK
- a CDS encoding O-antigen ligase family protein, giving the protein MIGKQTFHKISIVFLYLFFVLSPFSISLSQIFAGASLFFLFLDFLWQKNIPRSESFFFFWILIYLGFLIYPLFHFEFSFWKQIVLKSEFGDVWMGFLLLHHANLSEQEKSNLKNAVFLGAVFLLLSGTISLFSPYRLAPFVMDGFQYVEGRRLPHQLGNLLGIFPFYLPIGFQSTHLTYGGMLALYLPSLFLKTYRSFPTFKKNNRSKFLFFSLLIFSFLGLVLLFLNQSRSVWFGLLFGFFLLSFQKKISLKKYLPWLGIGLLLVLVLLTLFYHNNWLFQRAIDDLFAKRSLENQRIWIHKMNFEILKDSFLLGIGSGNYPKEFITQAIPLVKVFPELYYDLSITPKSHAHFDFLHFWILGGLTSSIAYLCFLYWITKKILQVKKNNLIYLGFFSVIFAGSFQCFLLDDEVLLPFLGLLILLPSAPMGIKEKKKTIQKGQTQVYGILVFWIFISSAGAFYLSKTPAKDLFFHRARTEHNFPMAKAQSAINAKTAVPMPNGTKEIYFKLAGCLDHEMNFDTIPKVRVSPIQFFIHWEEIPDGHLPETLILEIRKRESFDQDKEYKVQAERIVKKESFTNLNQIQMIQVHPNEFLESLGKGIEFVDFGFLFSWKEKKPFLPRIEISGNCELITREMR
- a CDS encoding LIMLP_04285 family protein, which produces MNVKTILSLFILLILSHVTFADTVTVKATKEVLENVKTSSPTANYVLVESKDGTKQAYKKNAVDVVSLPVVWESQKEEEKPGFLGTLFSSKETPNTEVTKFEEHKENPENQSFFRKKLPELAMGGMALLWLLLP